A single window of Sulfitobacter sp. JL08 DNA harbors:
- a CDS encoding TRAP transporter large permease, which produces MFSFIGQFLTLNEIAVMAMFGTFIWMLFRGIPVAMSLVGVSLVFVLIAEFFLDPFRGTFRDIIEFDRTGIEYQKLQALSGRLFGNIVKNPVLVALPMFIFMGLMLDQSGVAQRMMHSMQKLFGSLRGGLSLTVLLIGIILAASTGVIGASVTLLGVMALPAMMAQNYSKPIATGTIASAGTLGILIPPSIMLVIMSDQLAISLGDLFMGALFPGLILGALYIIFIIIYGLIRPSAMPPPEQTEAVGWPVIKEVLLAVVPPMFLILLVLGSIFAGIATPTEASGLGALGATILAATNRKLNYTVLKEVSRSTLNTSGYIVGIFLAANFFAFVLRRYGGDEIVQHMVLSAFDDPYMTVVFILFIVFLLGFLLDWIEITIIIMPLMLPIILGLELAIPGFDQVRDPSVVWFAILVAVTLQTSFLTPPVGFALFYLKGVCPPQISLSHIYKGIIPFVGLQLLGLFIVFEFPQLVTWLPSVAYGD; this is translated from the coding sequence ATGTTTAGCTTTATCGGGCAGTTTCTGACCCTGAACGAGATTGCCGTGATGGCGATGTTCGGCACGTTTATCTGGATGTTGTTTCGCGGCATTCCGGTGGCCATGTCGCTTGTCGGGGTCAGCCTTGTCTTTGTGTTGATCGCCGAATTCTTCCTTGATCCGTTCCGCGGTACGTTCCGCGACATCATCGAATTCGATCGCACCGGCATCGAATACCAGAAATTGCAGGCCCTGTCGGGGCGTCTGTTTGGCAATATCGTCAAGAACCCGGTTCTGGTGGCATTGCCGATGTTCATCTTCATGGGCCTGATGCTGGATCAGTCCGGCGTGGCGCAACGGATGATGCATTCCATGCAGAAACTGTTTGGCAGTCTGCGCGGCGGCCTGTCGCTGACCGTGTTGCTGATCGGGATCATTCTGGCCGCATCAACCGGCGTGATCGGGGCGTCTGTCACCCTGTTGGGTGTGATGGCCCTGCCCGCGATGATGGCACAGAATTATTCCAAACCGATTGCCACCGGCACCATCGCAAGTGCCGGCACATTGGGTATCCTGATCCCGCCATCGATCATGCTGGTGATCATGTCGGACCAGCTGGCGATTTCCTTGGGCGATCTGTTCATGGGCGCGTTGTTTCCCGGCCTGATCCTGGGCGCGCTCTATATCATATTCATCATTATTTACGGGCTGATACGCCCGTCTGCGATGCCGCCGCCCGAACAAACCGAAGCGGTCGGCTGGCCGGTGATCAAAGAGGTGTTGCTGGCCGTTGTGCCACCGATGTTCCTGATCCTGCTGGTTCTGGGATCAATCTTTGCAGGCATCGCCACCCCCACCGAAGCGTCCGGTCTGGGCGCGCTGGGGGCCACCATTCTGGCAGCCACCAACCGCAAGCTGAACTACACCGTTCTGAAAGAAGTCAGCCGGTCGACCCTGAACACATCGGGCTACATCGTCGGTATCTTTCTGGCGGCCAACTTCTTTGCCTTTGTGCTGCGCCGCTATGGCGGAGACGAGATTGTGCAGCACATGGTTCTGTCGGCCTTTGACGATCCTTACATGACCGTTGTTTTCATCCTGTTCATCGTGTTCCTGCTGGGCTTCCTGCTGGACTGGATCGAAATCACCATCATCATCATGCCGCTGATGTTGCCAATCATTCTGGGCCTTGAACTGGCCATCCCGGGCTTTGATCAGGTGCGTGATCCGTCTGTTGTCTGGTTCGCGATCCTTGTGGCGGTGACGCTGCAAACCTCGTTCCTGACGCCACCGGTGGGTTTTGCACTGTTTTACCTCAAAGGCGTGTGCCCGCCGCAAATCTCGCTTAGCCATATCTACAAGGGCATCATTCCCTTTGTCGGATTGCAATTGCTGGGCCTGTTCATCGTGTTCGAGTTTCCACAACTCGTGACGTGGCTGCCATCGGTCGCTTACGGAGACTAA
- a CDS encoding YeeE/YedE family protein, with protein sequence MFELLSEPQWMAAVGLLGGVLLGLAARLGRFCTLGAIEDMLYGGSDVRMRMWLLAIGVAITGSFALMGSGWLIGTDTFYLSIQWMPMASVVGGLMFGYGMALSGNCGFGAIARLGGGDLRSFVIVLVMGISTYVVLAGPLAPLRDWMFHQTPVVGSTPPGIAHALAGLSGLSVTGIGITIGLCLCAGALMSQTFRAAPSSIIWAAIVGLAIISGWAGTAWVAANGFEANQVVSHSYSAPLGETILYAMTGGTRTISFAVGSVAGVWIGAFIGSLIKGHFRWEACDDPRELRRQIIGAAIMGAGAVIAIGCTVGQGLSAFSVLAFGAPVTMIAIIAGAALGLRQLITGFSLAE encoded by the coding sequence ATGTTTGAACTTTTGTCAGAACCTCAATGGATGGCTGCAGTCGGGCTTTTGGGTGGCGTGCTGCTGGGTCTTGCCGCGCGGCTGGGCCGGTTTTGCACCTTGGGCGCGATCGAAGACATGCTCTATGGAGGGTCGGATGTGCGCATGCGCATGTGGCTGCTGGCCATCGGGGTCGCGATCACCGGCAGCTTTGCCCTGATGGGCTCCGGGTGGCTGATCGGTACCGACACGTTTTATTTGTCGATCCAGTGGATGCCGATGGCTTCGGTCGTCGGGGGTTTGATGTTCGGTTATGGCATGGCCCTGTCGGGAAATTGCGGCTTTGGCGCCATTGCCCGGCTGGGCGGCGGCGATCTGCGGTCTTTCGTGATCGTGCTTGTCATGGGCATTTCGACCTATGTGGTTCTGGCGGGGCCACTGGCCCCGTTGCGCGACTGGATGTTTCACCAGACACCTGTTGTGGGCAGCACTCCTCCTGGAATTGCGCACGCGCTGGCGGGGTTGTCCGGCCTGTCCGTAACGGGTATCGGGATCACCATCGGCCTGTGCCTGTGCGCCGGTGCGCTGATGTCACAGACGTTTCGGGCGGCCCCCTCTTCGATAATCTGGGCCGCCATTGTCGGGCTGGCGATCATCAGCGGGTGGGCCGGCACCGCATGGGTTGCAGCCAACGGGTTTGAGGCCAATCAGGTTGTGTCGCATTCCTATTCCGCGCCGCTGGGTGAAACCATCCTATATGCGATGACGGGCGGCACACGCACGATTTCGTTTGCGGTGGGGTCCGTGGCCGGGGTGTGGATCGGCGCGTTCATCGGTTCCCTGATCAAGGGCCATTTCAGATGGGAGGCCTGCGATGACCCGCGCGAATTGCGCCGCCAGATCATCGGTGCGGCCATTATGGGGGCCGGTGCCGTCATCGCGATCGGATGCACCGTTGGTCAGGGCCTTTCGGCGTTCAGCGTGCTTGCCTTTGGCGCGCCGGTGACCATGATTGCGATCATTGCCGGTGCCGCACTGGGACTGCGCCAGCTGATCACGGGCTTTTCTCTGGCAGAATAA
- a CDS encoding ArsR/SmtB family transcription factor: protein MGLPEFSADISDEEMDQMVENATNASNFLKAISHEGRLMILCHLVSGEKSVTELEDLLSARQAAVSQQLSRLRLEGLVIPRRDGKTIFYRLADDRPRKILEVVYELFCATD, encoded by the coding sequence ATGGGGTTGCCTGAATTCAGCGCCGACATTTCCGATGAAGAAATGGACCAGATGGTCGAAAACGCAACCAATGCGTCCAATTTCCTGAAGGCGATCAGCCACGAAGGCCGCCTTATGATCCTGTGCCATCTGGTGTCGGGCGAAAAATCCGTGACCGAGCTGGAAGATTTGCTGTCAGCGCGCCAAGCGGCCGTATCCCAGCAATTATCGCGTCTGCGGCTGGAGGGTCTGGTGATCCCCCGCCGGGACGGAAAGACGATTTTTTACCGCCTCGCAGATGACCGGCCTCGCAAAATTCTGGAAGTGGTGTACGAATTGTTCTGCGCCACGGACTAG
- a CDS encoding cytochrome c biogenesis CcdA family protein: MFDITFAGAMLAGLLSFFTPCILPMVPFYLSYMGGLSVSELREDGAIATGAQRRLFVSSLFFALGVSTIFVLLGMGATALGQAFGAYLDQLTYVAAAILIVFGLHFLGIVKVPFLYREAKLESSAAPSTVIGAYLMGLAFGFGWTPCVGPALASILMIASGMGDIWRGGLLLLVYGLSMTAPFVIAALFAKPFLAWVQRNRRFMPYVEKAMGVMLIVFAILILTNSVTVIADAMIRWFPSFSTLG, translated from the coding sequence ATGTTCGATATTACATTTGCCGGGGCAATGCTGGCAGGGCTGCTGAGTTTCTTTACGCCCTGCATTTTGCCGATGGTTCCGTTCTATCTGTCCTATATGGGTGGTCTGTCGGTCAGCGAATTGCGCGAAGACGGCGCAATCGCCACAGGCGCACAGCGGCGTTTGTTTGTCTCGTCGTTGTTTTTCGCGCTTGGCGTTAGCACCATCTTTGTCTTACTCGGCATGGGCGCGACCGCACTGGGGCAGGCTTTTGGTGCCTATCTGGATCAACTGACCTATGTCGCCGCCGCCATTCTGATCGTGTTCGGCCTGCATTTTCTGGGCATCGTAAAAGTGCCGTTTCTTTACCGCGAAGCAAAACTGGAAAGCAGCGCCGCCCCCAGCACGGTCATCGGCGCCTATCTGATGGGGCTGGCCTTTGGTTTTGGCTGGACCCCCTGTGTTGGTCCGGCCCTTGCATCGATCCTGATGATCGCCAGCGGCATGGGCGATATCTGGCGCGGCGGATTGCTGTTGCTGGTCTATGGCCTGTCGATGACCGCACCGTTTGTCATCGCGGCCCTGTTCGCGAAACCGTTTCTGGCATGGGTCCAGCGCAACCGCCGCTTCATGCCATATGTCGAAAAGGCAATGGGCGTCATGCTGATCGTCTTTGCCATTCTGATACTGACCAATAGCGTGACGGTCATCGCCGACGCGATGATCCGTTGGTTCCCGTCTTTCAGCACGCTTGGATAA
- a CDS encoding biotin-dependent carboxyltransferase family protein, whose translation MSVYLNVIEAGPAVLIQDLGRPGFLVEGLSQGGAADRLALFEGAALLGQSAALAALELGGYGGAFTASAPLRFAVTGARMQLAIDGAPILMNASYTLHPGQTLRIGAAKCGVYGYLHLGGGLDTPSLLGSRATHLGAGIGKAVASGDTLPVGRDPHPDRTGNVLDVADRCSGGALRMVASVQTGEFARAELDRFQQITFQRDARGNRQGVRLSADAEPFTVSAGLKIVSEMIVPGDIQITGDGAPYILLAECQTTGGYPRIGTVIPCDLPRVAQASPGTKLRFELIDMETALAAYAADQKATAGLAHQVRPLVRDPHDIADLLSYQLISGVTAGHDPISTQEDPK comes from the coding sequence ATGAGCGTGTATCTGAACGTGATCGAGGCCGGACCCGCGGTTCTGATACAGGATCTGGGCCGCCCCGGCTTTCTGGTCGAAGGCCTGTCGCAGGGCGGCGCGGCGGATCGTCTGGCCCTGTTCGAAGGTGCAGCCCTTTTGGGCCAGTCAGCGGCTTTGGCGGCGTTGGAACTGGGCGGTTATGGCGGGGCTTTTACCGCAAGCGCGCCCTTGCGTTTTGCGGTGACAGGGGCGCGCATGCAACTGGCGATTGATGGCGCACCGATCCTGATGAACGCCAGCTATACATTGCATCCGGGCCAGACCCTGCGCATCGGTGCGGCGAAATGCGGTGTGTATGGCTATCTGCATCTGGGCGGGGGGCTGGACACGCCCAGCTTGCTGGGCAGCCGCGCCACACATCTTGGCGCAGGCATTGGCAAGGCTGTCGCGTCCGGTGATACGCTGCCTGTGGGTCGTGATCCGCACCCTGACCGGACGGGGAATGTTCTGGATGTGGCCGACCGCTGTTCAGGCGGCGCCTTGCGTATGGTGGCAAGTGTTCAGACTGGAGAATTCGCCCGCGCCGAACTGGACCGGTTCCAGCAGATCACCTTTCAGCGCGATGCGCGCGGCAATCGGCAGGGGGTACGTTTGTCAGCAGATGCCGAACCGTTCACCGTATCTGCCGGGTTGAAAATCGTATCCGAAATGATCGTACCGGGGGATATCCAGATCACCGGTGATGGCGCACCCTATATCCTGCTGGCGGAATGCCAGACCACGGGGGGTTATCCCCGCATCGGCACCGTTATTCCCTGTGATCTGCCGCGTGTGGCACAGGCCAGCCCCGGCACCAAGCTGCGCTTTGAGCTGATCGATATGGAAACAGCGCTGGCGGCCTATGCGGCAGATCAAAAAGCCACCGCCGGACTGGCGCATCAGGTCCGCCCGCTGGTGCGCGATCCCCATGACATTGCCGATCTGCTATCTTATCAACTGATCAGCGGCGTCACCGCCGGACATGACCCGATTTCTACGCAAGAGGACCCGAAATGA
- a CDS encoding thioredoxin family protein, whose protein sequence is MKHLLAGAIALIMALPLGAAELGDDGLHKTPWMRDTFKDLREDLEEANAEGKRLVLFFEQRGCSYCAKMHKEVFPREDVSSYIEDNYFVVQLNLHGDIEVTDFDGETLPESDMARKWGILFTPTIMFIDEEVADGVSAKQAAVAVMPGAFSAGTTLDMFTWVNEKRYALDGDEDFQRYHARRIQERSDGSTD, encoded by the coding sequence ATGAAACATCTGCTTGCGGGCGCTATCGCCCTGATCATGGCCCTTCCGCTCGGGGCTGCCGAACTGGGCGATGACGGCCTGCACAAAACCCCGTGGATGCGCGACACGTTCAAAGATCTGCGCGAAGATCTGGAAGAGGCGAATGCCGAAGGCAAACGGCTGGTCCTGTTCTTTGAACAGCGCGGTTGCAGCTATTGTGCCAAGATGCACAAAGAGGTGTTCCCCCGCGAAGACGTGTCTTCCTACATTGAAGACAATTACTTTGTCGTTCAGTTAAACCTGCATGGCGACATCGAAGTGACGGATTTCGACGGCGAGACGCTGCCGGAAAGCGACATGGCGCGCAAATGGGGGATTCTGTTTACCCCGACCATCATGTTCATCGACGAAGAGGTTGCAGACGGTGTATCCGCCAAGCAAGCCGCGGTCGCAGTCATGCCCGGTGCCTTTTCGGCAGGAACCACGCTGGATATGTTCACCTGGGTGAACGAAAAACGCTATGCCCTTGATGGTGATGAAGATTTTCAGCGCTACCACGCGCGCCGCATTCAGGAACGCAGCGATGGAAGCACCGATTGA
- a CDS encoding PhoX family protein: MSRKSIIDDPQHGNKAEAFEAFDDIPTNPNLTRTIGDVINARYGRRDMLKGILGVSATTALFGTSAIIAPKQASAMSGKGRYNFDELTWGNDETHHIAAGYDADVLLRWGDPITADAPDFDPMNQTVEAQLKQFGYNNDYVGYTELEPGRGLLCVNHEYTNEEVMFPGLGRQDKQDFAGMTKELVDIEMAAHGGTIVEIAKDAAGKWSVVRDGKMNRRITPLNTEMTVSGPAAGHERMKTTADPDGMTIIGTLNNCAGGMTPWGTYLMAEENFHGYFWTETRDAEGKPDLSAQPQAASMKRYGVPGMWYAWGKYYDRFDIDKDPNEANRFGWIVEVDPRNPDARPVKHTALGRFRHEGAETTVSKDGHLVIYTGDDNRFDYQYKYVSAGTVGDDAAANSALLSDGTLYAARFDEDGTITWLPLVHGTGPLTAENGFNDQGDVMIDARLAADLLGATPMDRPEDAQPRGDGTAYIMLTNNTRRTAEQVNAANPRAESSFGHIIEIKEANGDHAATTGTWSILVKCGDPSIAEVGAQWNPETSANGWFGSPDNCAFDADGRLWISTDQGSSWGKTMKSDGLYSLETEGALRGHSKLFFRCPVGGELCGPYFSDDSETLFLAVQHPGTDGTKDFKGFERDSTFEDPATRWPDFADGMPPRPSVLVVTKQGGGKIAI, from the coding sequence ATGAGCCGTAAATCCATTATCGACGATCCCCAGCACGGAAACAAAGCCGAAGCCTTTGAAGCATTTGACGATATCCCGACAAACCCCAATCTGACCCGCACCATTGGCGACGTGATCAATGCAAGGTACGGCCGCCGCGACATGCTCAAGGGGATATTGGGTGTGTCGGCGACGACCGCCCTGTTCGGAACATCTGCGATAATCGCCCCGAAACAGGCATCCGCCATGTCCGGCAAAGGCCGCTACAACTTTGACGAACTGACATGGGGCAATGACGAAACACATCACATTGCCGCAGGGTATGATGCCGATGTTCTGTTGCGCTGGGGCGACCCGATTACAGCCGATGCGCCCGATTTCGACCCGATGAATCAGACGGTCGAGGCGCAGTTGAAACAGTTCGGATATAACAACGACTATGTCGGATATACCGAACTGGAACCGGGGCGCGGGTTGTTGTGCGTCAATCACGAATATACCAATGAAGAGGTGATGTTCCCCGGTCTTGGCCGCCAGGACAAACAGGATTTTGCCGGTATGACCAAGGAACTGGTGGATATCGAAATGGCCGCGCATGGCGGCACAATTGTCGAGATTGCGAAAGACGCAGCCGGAAAATGGAGCGTCGTGCGCGACGGAAAGATGAACCGGCGTATCACCCCGCTGAACACGGAAATGACGGTTTCAGGGCCTGCCGCGGGCCACGAACGTATGAAAACCACTGCCGACCCGGATGGCATGACGATCATCGGCACCCTGAACAATTGCGCCGGCGGCATGACACCTTGGGGCACCTACCTGATGGCCGAGGAAAATTTCCACGGTTATTTCTGGACCGAAACGCGTGACGCCGAAGGCAAGCCCGACCTGTCCGCCCAACCGCAGGCGGCGTCGATGAAACGCTACGGTGTGCCCGGCATGTGGTACGCGTGGGGCAAATATTACGACCGCTTTGACATCGACAAGGATCCCAACGAGGCAAACCGTTTTGGCTGGATTGTCGAGGTTGATCCGCGCAATCCGGATGCGCGCCCTGTCAAACACACAGCCCTTGGCCGGTTCCGCCATGAAGGCGCGGAAACCACCGTATCCAAGGACGGGCATCTGGTGATCTATACCGGCGACGACAACCGGTTCGATTACCAGTACAAATACGTTTCTGCCGGAACGGTGGGGGATGACGCGGCCGCCAATTCCGCGCTGCTGTCGGATGGCACATTATATGCCGCGCGGTTTGACGAAGACGGCACGATCACGTGGTTGCCGCTGGTGCATGGCACCGGCCCGTTGACGGCAGAAAACGGCTTTAACGATCAGGGTGACGTGATGATTGATGCGCGTCTGGCCGCAGATCTGCTGGGCGCCACGCCGATGGACCGCCCCGAAGATGCACAGCCGCGCGGCGATGGCACCGCCTATATCATGCTGACCAACAATACCCGGCGCACGGCCGAACAGGTCAACGCCGCCAACCCGCGCGCAGAAAGCAGTTTTGGCCACATCATCGAAATCAAGGAAGCCAACGGAGATCATGCGGCCACTACGGGCACGTGGTCGATCCTGGTCAAATGCGGTGATCCATCGATTGCCGAGGTGGGTGCACAATGGAACCCTGAAACATCTGCAAACGGCTGGTTCGGATCCCCCGACAACTGCGCCTTTGACGCGGACGGGCGGCTTTGGATTTCGACAGATCAGGGATCAAGCTGGGGCAAGACCATGAAGTCTGACGGGCTTTACAGCCTTGAGACCGAAGGCGCCTTGCGCGGCCATTCCAAACTGTTCTTCCGCTGCCCCGTTGGCGGCGAACTGTGCGGCCCGTACTTTAGCGACGACAGCGAAACCCTGTTTCTGGCCGTCCAGCATCCGGGCACGGACGGAACCAAGGATTTCAAGGGGTTCGAGAGGGATTCGACCTTTGAAGATCCGGCGACGCGCTGGCCCGACTTTGCGGACGGCATGCCGCCGCGCCCGTCGGTTCTGGTGGTGACCAAACAGGGTGGCGGCAAGATCGCCATTTAA
- a CDS encoding GlcG/HbpS family heme-binding protein — protein MKKFMAFAAALFCATPAFADDNNAFVEFQVLKPEVAAEMADAAMLACRAMGYQVGVTVVDRFGLPQVFVRDRFAGAHVYETSRRKAWTAVSFRTGTTELAVTTQAGEISSGIRHLTEALPLGGGLVVYEGGGSMVAGIGVSGAPGPDLDDECAQAGIDAIEDQIAF, from the coding sequence ATGAAAAAATTTATGGCTTTTGCCGCCGCACTGTTCTGCGCCACCCCCGCCTTCGCGGATGATAACAACGCCTTTGTGGAATTTCAGGTTCTGAAGCCCGAAGTGGCGGCAGAAATGGCCGATGCCGCCATGCTGGCCTGCCGCGCCATGGGATATCAGGTTGGCGTTACGGTGGTTGACCGCTTCGGGTTGCCGCAGGTCTTTGTACGTGACCGCTTTGCCGGAGCACATGTTTATGAAACATCACGGCGCAAGGCATGGACCGCCGTGTCGTTCCGCACAGGTACAACCGAACTGGCCGTCACGACGCAAGCGGGCGAAATTTCATCCGGCATTCGCCACCTCACCGAAGCGTTACCTTTGGGTGGCGGCCTTGTCGTATATGAAGGTGGCGGTTCCATGGTGGCTGGTATAGGAGTTTCCGGCGCACCCGGCCCTGATCTTGACGATGAATGTGCACAGGCCGGAATAGACGCGATTGAAGACCAGATTGCGTTCTAG
- a CDS encoding TRAP transporter small permease subunit, protein MKTTDEIIAISDPGEVGRENHNRGDRFIVVISNVFAWLFPFLMIAICSQVVLRYIGMNQAWLDDFQWWLYGAAVLIGIGYAVTTNSHVRVDILYDRFPIEKKTRIEIFALAWLFLPFIILCWDVTLSYAISSVTAWEGSDSPNGLHNLWILKVFMNLSFIFIGIATWAAYVRNLSIMTRPVLWKQLLFAFPSTMFLINLVVYYVLWWGVYLTSPADTTTREVGRHAIFDEVEIGAYDIKYTIIITLVLTIAVIAAVRVFDRSARSQG, encoded by the coding sequence ATGAAGACGACAGACGAGATTATTGCGATCTCGGACCCGGGAGAGGTTGGGCGTGAAAACCACAACCGCGGGGACAGGTTTATTGTTGTGATTTCAAATGTGTTTGCGTGGTTATTCCCGTTTCTGATGATCGCCATCTGCTCGCAGGTTGTGCTGCGTTATATCGGCATGAACCAGGCTTGGCTGGATGATTTCCAGTGGTGGCTGTATGGCGCGGCGGTTCTGATCGGCATCGGATATGCCGTGACCACAAATAGCCATGTGCGCGTCGATATCCTTTATGACCGTTTCCCGATCGAAAAGAAAACGCGGATCGAAATCTTTGCCCTTGCGTGGCTGTTCCTGCCCTTCATCATCCTGTGCTGGGACGTGACGCTGAGCTATGCCATCTCCTCCGTTACGGCGTGGGAAGGATCAGACAGCCCGAACGGATTGCACAATCTGTGGATCCTCAAGGTGTTCATGAACTTGAGCTTTATCTTTATAGGTATCGCAACATGGGCGGCTTATGTGCGCAATCTTTCGATCATGACGCGGCCCGTTTTGTGGAAACAGCTGCTGTTCGCCTTTCCGTCGACGATGTTCCTGATCAATCTTGTGGTCTATTATGTGCTGTGGTGGGGCGTTTACCTGACCAGTCCGGCAGACACCACAACGCGCGAGGTCGGGCGACACGCGATTTTTGATGAAGTCGAAATTGGCGCCTACGACATCAAATACACCATCATTATCACGCTGGTCCTGACGATTGCCGTGATCGCTGCTGTGCGGGTCTTTGACCGCTCTGCGCGCAGCCAAGGGTAG
- a CDS encoding LamB/YcsF family protein, which translates to MSQSVDLNADMGESFGPWKMGNDAALLDIVSSANIACGFHAGDPDVMAQTMALAVKNGVGIGAHPGFADLQGFGRRKLHLSHAEVAHLVQYQIGAAQAMARAAGGQVRHLKLHGALSNMASVDADLARACYTAALDVAPDIVIMVLATTAMEDVVRDLGCPYAAEIFADRAYNDDATLVDRSLPGAMIHDADYAAKRIVNMVQKGAIIAESGKHIATRIDTICLHGDTPEAVEIATAVKRELNAAQIDVAMF; encoded by the coding sequence ATGAGCCAATCTGTCGATCTGAATGCCGATATGGGCGAAAGCTTTGGTCCGTGGAAGATGGGCAATGACGCGGCCCTTCTGGATATTGTCAGCTCTGCCAATATCGCATGCGGGTTTCACGCCGGTGATCCTGATGTAATGGCGCAAACGATGGCGCTGGCGGTTAAAAACGGCGTGGGTATCGGCGCGCATCCCGGTTTCGCTGATCTGCAGGGTTTCGGGCGGCGCAAGCTGCATCTGTCTCATGCTGAGGTTGCACATCTGGTGCAATACCAGATCGGGGCCGCGCAGGCGATGGCACGTGCCGCCGGCGGGCAGGTGCGGCATCTGAAACTGCATGGTGCCTTGTCTAACATGGCGTCAGTCGATGCCGATCTGGCGCGCGCCTGTTATACGGCGGCGCTGGATGTGGCACCCGATATCGTCATAATGGTGCTGGCGACCACCGCGATGGAAGACGTGGTGCGCGATCTGGGCTGTCCCTATGCCGCTGAAATATTCGCCGACCGCGCCTATAATGACGATGCGACGCTGGTCGACCGCTCCCTTCCCGGCGCGATGATCCATGATGCGGATTATGCCGCCAAACGCATCGTTAACATGGTACAGAAAGGCGCAATCATCGCAGAATCCGGCAAACATATCGCCACGCGGATCGATACGATCTGCCTGCATGGCGACACGCCGGAAGCGGTGGAGATCGCCACCGCCGTCAAACGCGAATTGAACGCGGCACAGATTGACGTTGCGATGTTCTAG
- a CDS encoding TRAP transporter substrate-binding protein, which translates to MKYHLYTATAVAALSVANVASAQEVIEMTSSFGKNLPILGTAGVDFVEKINSISEGVEFEHFDPGELVPTLEALDAVSNGSVDASYATSGYWQGKITAASLFAAVPFGPEAGEFLAWMLYDDGHTLFQRMYDEAGYNVHVMPCGIIAPETSGWFKNEINSISDLEGLNMRFFGLGAEVMQRLGVSTSLLAAGDIFPALERGAIDATEFSMPLIDARLGFHNIAKYNYFPGWHQPATMFELLVNKDVWDGLDERSQKQIEVACLANITTNYAEGEAKNYAAMIDNAENNGVNIKVWDAEILATFEATWNEVAAELAAEDAYFAEVWADLQEFRAGYKTWGDTIYLPRPRN; encoded by the coding sequence ATGAAATACCATCTTTATACCGCGACAGCTGTTGCCGCCCTATCGGTTGCAAATGTTGCATCGGCGCAAGAGGTCATCGAAATGACGTCGTCGTTCGGGAAAAACCTGCCGATCCTGGGCACCGCCGGCGTTGATTTTGTCGAAAAGATAAACAGCATTTCCGAAGGCGTGGAATTCGAACATTTCGATCCGGGCGAACTGGTTCCGACACTGGAAGCGCTTGATGCCGTATCAAACGGATCGGTTGACGCATCTTACGCGACATCCGGCTACTGGCAGGGCAAAATCACCGCTGCGTCGCTGTTTGCCGCCGTTCCGTTCGGCCCCGAAGCGGGCGAATTCCTGGCGTGGATGCTGTATGATGACGGCCACACACTGTTCCAGCGCATGTATGACGAAGCAGGCTATAACGTCCACGTCATGCCCTGCGGTATCATCGCACCGGAAACATCCGGTTGGTTCAAAAACGAAATCAACTCGATCTCGGATCTGGAAGGGTTGAACATGCGCTTTTTCGGCCTTGGTGCCGAAGTGATGCAGCGTCTGGGCGTATCCACGTCACTGCTGGCGGCGGGCGATATCTTCCCCGCGCTGGAGCGTGGCGCGATTGATGCGACAGAATTCTCGATGCCGCTGATCGATGCGCGTCTGGGCTTTCACAACATCGCGAAATACAACTACTTCCCCGGCTGGCACCAGCCCGCAACGATGTTTGAACTGCTGGTGAACAAAGACGTCTGGGATGGTCTGGACGAACGCAGCCAGAAACAGATCGAAGTGGCCTGCCTTGCCAACATCACGACCAACTATGCCGAAGGCGAAGCCAAGAACTATGCCGCGATGATCGACAACGCCGAAAACAACGGCGTGAACATCAAGGTCTGGGATGCTGAAATCCTGGCGACATTCGAAGCGACATGGAACGAAGTGGCCGCCGAACTGGCTGCCGAAGATGCCTATTTCGCAGAAGTCTGGGCCGATCTTCAGGAATTCCGTGCGGGTTACAAAACATGGGGTGACACCATCTATCTGCCGCGTCCGCGCAACTGA